In one window of Haloimpatiens sp. FM7315 DNA:
- the queA gene encoding tRNA preQ1(34) S-adenosylmethionine ribosyltransferase-isomerase QueA — translation MDVKDFYFELPEELIAQHPTEKRDESRLMVLDKINGDIEHKHFKDIIDYLNPEDCLILNNTRVLPARLIGSKVATGGKMEFLLLKRTGNNTWETLVKPGKKAKIGAEFIFGNGELKAKVLGMGEEGSRIVEFEYQGIFEEVLDKLGQMPLPPYITEKLKDKERYQTVYSKEVGSAAAPTAGLHFTKELLKKIQDKGIKLAFVTLHVGLGTFRPVKVEKIEDHHMHSEYYTMSKETAEVINETKKKGGRVVAVGTTSCRTLETIGKKDGIAREQSGWTDIFIYPGCKLKIVDALITNFHLPESTLIMLVSALAGRDSIMNAYNTAVKERYRFFSFGDAMFIK, via the coding sequence ATGGATGTAAAAGATTTTTACTTTGAATTACCAGAAGAACTAATAGCTCAGCATCCTACTGAGAAAAGAGATGAATCTAGATTAATGGTTCTAGATAAAATAAATGGGGATATAGAGCACAAGCATTTCAAAGACATTATAGATTATTTGAATCCTGAAGACTGCTTGATATTAAACAACACTAGAGTACTTCCAGCAAGACTCATTGGAAGTAAGGTAGCTACTGGTGGAAAAATGGAGTTTTTACTACTTAAGAGAACTGGAAATAATACCTGGGAAACCTTAGTGAAACCTGGGAAAAAAGCAAAAATTGGTGCCGAATTTATTTTTGGAAATGGTGAATTAAAAGCAAAGGTTTTAGGTATGGGAGAAGAAGGTAGTAGAATAGTGGAATTTGAATATCAGGGTATATTTGAAGAAGTTCTTGATAAATTAGGACAAATGCCACTGCCACCTTATATTACAGAAAAGCTTAAAGATAAGGAAAGATACCAAACTGTATATTCTAAGGAAGTGGGTTCTGCAGCAGCACCTACAGCTGGGCTTCATTTTACTAAAGAACTTCTTAAAAAAATACAAGACAAGGGAATTAAGTTAGCTTTTGTAACCCTTCATGTAGGGCTAGGTACTTTTAGACCTGTAAAGGTAGAAAAAATAGAAGATCATCATATGCATTCTGAATACTATACTATGTCTAAAGAAACTGCGGAAGTTATTAACGAAACTAAGAAAAAAGGCGGTAGAGTAGTTGCTGTTGGTACAACTTCTTGTAGAACTTTAGAAACTATAGGTAAAAAAGATGGTATAGCAAGAGAACAATCAGGTTGGACGGATATATTTATATATCCAGGATGTAAATTAAAAATAGTTGATGCATTAATTACTAATTTTCATTTACCTGAATCTACTTTAATAATGCTTGTAAGTGCTTTAGCAGGTAGAGATAGTATAATGAATGCATATAATACAGCTGTTAAAGAAAGATATAGATTTTTTAGCTTTGGAGATGCTATGTTTATAAAATAA
- the ruvB gene encoding Holliday junction branch migration DNA helicase RuvB, whose translation MEDRFITASSLDGDLENEYSLRPQSFNEYIGQKKVKEKLDIFVKAAIKMEEPLDHVLLYGPPGLGKTTLANIIAKEMGGSLKITSGPAIERAGDLAAILTSLNTYDVLFIDEIHRLNRAVEEILYPAMEDFALDIVIGKGAAAKSIRLDLSKFTLIGATTRVGLLTSPLRDRFGVLCPMEFYEVDELTDIILRSSKILNLKIDKEAAIEIARRSRGTPRIANRILKRVRDYSLVKGNGFIDLEIAKLALNLLDVDQEGFDTIDNKILKAIVENFKGGPVGLETLAYFIGEELDTIEDVYEPYLMQKGFVIRTPRGRLATEKAFRHLKKDMPKDYRNSNQVSMF comes from the coding sequence ATGGAGGATAGATTTATTACTGCTTCTAGTTTAGATGGAGATTTGGAAAATGAGTATTCTCTAAGACCTCAAAGCTTTAATGAATATATAGGACAGAAAAAGGTAAAAGAGAAACTAGATATATTTGTAAAGGCTGCAATAAAGATGGAGGAACCTCTAGACCATGTGCTTTTATATGGCCCCCCAGGGCTTGGTAAAACTACTTTGGCAAATATAATAGCAAAAGAAATGGGAGGAAGTTTAAAAATAACTTCTGGTCCTGCTATTGAAAGAGCTGGAGATTTAGCTGCTATACTTACAAGTTTAAATACTTATGATGTTCTTTTTATAGATGAAATTCACAGGCTAAATAGGGCTGTAGAGGAGATATTATATCCTGCTATGGAGGATTTTGCTTTGGATATAGTCATAGGAAAGGGTGCTGCTGCAAAATCAATAAGACTTGATTTATCTAAGTTTACTTTAATTGGGGCAACCACTAGAGTAGGGTTATTAACATCTCCTCTTAGAGATAGATTTGGAGTCTTATGTCCTATGGAATTTTACGAGGTAGATGAGCTTACAGATATAATTCTAAGATCCTCTAAGATATTAAATCTAAAGATAGATAAAGAGGCTGCTATTGAAATTGCTAGGCGTTCTCGAGGCACACCTAGAATAGCAAACAGAATATTAAAAAGAGTAAGGGATTATTCTTTGGTTAAAGGGAATGGCTTTATAGACCTTGAAATAGCAAAGCTTGCACTGAATTTATTGGATGTTGACCAAGAAGGCTTTGATACAATAGATAATAAGATACTAAAGGCCATAGTTGAAAACTTTAAAGGAGGTCCTGTAGGACTTGAAACCTTGGCTTATTTTATAGGTGAAGAACTTGATACTATAGAGGATGTATATGAACCTTATTTAATGCAAAAAGGATTTGTAATAAGAACACCAAGAGGAAGATTGGCCACTGAAAAAGCATTTAGACATTTAAAAAAGGATATGCCTAAGGATTATAGAAATTCAAATCAAGTTTCTATGTTTTAA
- the ruvA gene encoding Holliday junction branch migration protein RuvA — MYEYIKGVYKGINEDYIIVENHGIGYKIFTSGTTMTTVPNINDEITIYTMQIVREDFIGIYGFMTREELELFNLFLKVNGVGPKAALSLLSISSVDGLKKAVVLKDEVLITKAPGIGKKTAQRIILELKDKILIEEESIDEIESMKNNSINDKICMETVQALISLGYNEKEANKALKSVEGDTVEDLIKNSLKYLMN; from the coding sequence GTGTACGAGTATATAAAAGGCGTTTATAAAGGAATTAATGAAGATTATATAATTGTAGAAAATCATGGCATAGGATATAAAATATTCACTTCAGGAACTACAATGACAACAGTACCTAATATAAATGATGAAATTACAATATATACAATGCAAATTGTAAGAGAAGATTTTATAGGCATATATGGATTTATGACAAGGGAAGAGCTTGAGCTATTTAACTTGTTTTTAAAAGTAAATGGAGTTGGACCAAAAGCAGCACTTTCATTACTTTCAATAAGTAGTGTTGATGGCTTAAAGAAAGCTGTAGTTCTTAAAGATGAAGTGCTTATTACAAAAGCTCCTGGAATAGGTAAAAAAACTGCTCAGAGGATAATATTAGAGCTGAAAGATAAGATTTTAATAGAAGAAGAATCTATTGATGAAATTGAAAGTATGAAAAATAATTCTATAAATGACAAAATATGTATGGAAACAGTTCAAGCTTTAATTTCTTTAGGTTATAATGAGAAAGAAGCAAATAAAGCTTTAAAATCCGTAGAAGGTGACACTGTGGAGGATTTAATTAAAAACTCCTTAAAATATTTAATGAATTGA
- a CDS encoding YebC/PmpR family DNA-binding transcriptional regulator yields the protein MSGHSKWHNIQAKKGKTDAKRGKIFTKIGKEIMVAVKTGGANLDANPRLRDVVAKAKASNMPNDTITRSIKKASGELGDANFDEIVYEGYGPAGIAVIVNVLTDNKNRSAGNVRHAFTKHGGNMGSTGCVSFMFQKKGQIVIEKKDGLDEDELMMMVLDSGAEDFEAEDEVYVVTTEPEDFGSVREALESNELEFLEAEIKMIPDTLTAIDESTATKFQKMLDQLEDDDDVQDVYHNAEFPEGFEE from the coding sequence ATGTCAGGACATTCAAAATGGCATAATATTCAAGCCAAAAAAGGTAAAACAGATGCGAAAAGAGGAAAAATTTTCACAAAAATAGGTAAAGAAATAATGGTTGCAGTTAAAACTGGAGGAGCTAATTTAGATGCAAATCCAAGATTAAGAGATGTTGTTGCAAAAGCTAAGGCTAGTAATATGCCTAATGATACAATAACTAGATCAATTAAAAAGGCTTCTGGAGAATTGGGAGATGCCAATTTTGATGAAATAGTTTATGAAGGATATGGTCCAGCTGGCATAGCTGTTATAGTTAATGTATTAACTGATAACAAAAATAGAAGTGCCGGTAATGTAAGACATGCATTTACAAAGCACGGTGGAAACATGGGATCAACTGGATGCGTTTCTTTTATGTTCCAAAAGAAGGGCCAAATTGTCATTGAAAAAAAAGATGGTTTGGATGAAGATGAGCTTATGATGATGGTATTGGATTCAGGTGCTGAGGATTTTGAAGCAGAGGATGAGGTATATGTAGTTACAACTGAACCTGAAGATTTTGGTTCCGTTAGAGAAGCTTTAGAATCTAATGAATTAGAATTTTTAGAAGCAGAGATAAAAATGATTCCAGATACTCTTACTGCTATTGATGAAAGCACTGCAACAAAATTCCAAAAAATGCTTGATCAACTTGAAGATGATGATGACGTTCAAGACGTTTATCACAATGCAGAGTTCCCAGAAGGATTTGAAGAATAA
- a CDS encoding V-type ATP synthase subunit D, which yields MARLNVNPTRMELTQLKKRLVTATRGHKLLKDKQDELMRRFIDLIKHNNQLRKSVEEELGSSLKKFVIARALMSSEFLEEAISYPKENISVEVTKKNIMSVNVPVMNFKRELGEDEGSIYPYGFANTSAELDGALEKLCDILPKLLELAEVEKSCQLMSDEIEKTRRRVNALEYMTIPQLQETIKYIQMKLDENERGNLTRLMKVKSMLEEAKEKARA from the coding sequence ATGGCAAGGCTAAATGTAAATCCTACTCGAATGGAGCTAACTCAGCTCAAAAAAAGGCTAGTAACTGCAACTAGAGGTCATAAGTTATTGAAAGATAAACAGGATGAGCTTATGAGAAGATTCATAGATTTAATTAAACACAATAATCAATTAAGAAAAAGTGTTGAGGAAGAATTAGGATCTTCACTAAAGAAATTCGTTATAGCAAGAGCACTTATGTCTTCAGAATTTTTGGAAGAAGCTATATCTTATCCAAAAGAGAACATATCTGTTGAGGTAACTAAGAAAAACATAATGAGTGTTAATGTTCCTGTTATGAATTTTAAAAGAGAACTTGGAGAAGATGAAGGAAGCATATACCCTTATGGATTTGCAAATACTTCCGCAGAATTAGATGGAGCTTTAGAAAAGTTATGCGATATACTTCCAAAGCTTTTAGAACTTGCAGAAGTAGAGAAATCTTGTCAGCTTATGTCTGATGAAATAGAAAAGACTAGAAGAAGAGTTAATGCACTTGAGTATATGACAATACCTCAACTTCAAGAAACTATTAAATACATTCAAATGAAATTGGATGAAAATGAAAGAGGAAACTTAACAAGGCTTATGAAAGTTAAAAGTATGCTTGAAGAAGCTAAGGAAAAAGCTAGAGCTTAA
- a CDS encoding V-type ATP synthase subunit B: protein MLKEYRTVKEIVGPLMIVEGVEGVKYDELVEIEIQTGELRRGKVLEIDGDKAMVQLFEGSSGINLKGTKAKFLGRPLEIGVSEDMLGRVFDGMGKPKDHGPKIIPEKRLDINGEAINPVARDFPSEFIQTGISAIDGLNTLVRGQKLPVFSGSGLPHAELAAQIARQAKVLNSSSKFAVVFAAIGITFEEAEFFVEEFTKTGAIDRSVLFMNLASDPAIERIATPRMALTTAEYLAYEKGMHVLVILTDITNYCEALREVSAARKEVPGRRGYPGYLYTDLSTIYERAGRIRGKEGSITQIPILTMPEDDKTHPIPDLTGYITEGQIILSRELYKKGIMPPIDVLPSLSRLKDKGIGKGKTREDHADTMNQLFSAYAQGKQAKELAAILGESALSDIDKKYAEFAESFEKEYVAQGFGTNRTVEETLNLGWKLLKILPKTELKRIRDEYLEKYLEERKDD, encoded by the coding sequence ATGCTTAAGGAGTACAGGACAGTTAAAGAGATAGTTGGCCCTTTAATGATTGTAGAAGGTGTTGAGGGTGTTAAATACGATGAACTAGTTGAAATTGAAATACAAACAGGAGAGCTAAGAAGAGGAAAAGTCCTTGAAATTGATGGGGATAAGGCTATGGTTCAGTTGTTTGAAGGTTCATCAGGAATAAATTTAAAAGGTACAAAAGCTAAGTTTCTAGGAAGACCACTAGAGATTGGTGTATCAGAAGATATGTTGGGAAGAGTTTTTGATGGTATGGGAAAACCAAAAGATCACGGTCCTAAGATAATTCCTGAAAAAAGATTAGACATAAACGGTGAAGCTATTAATCCAGTAGCTAGAGATTTCCCTTCAGAGTTTATACAAACTGGTATTTCTGCTATAGATGGACTTAACACTCTAGTAAGAGGTCAAAAATTGCCAGTGTTTTCTGGATCAGGACTTCCACATGCTGAGCTTGCAGCGCAAATAGCAAGACAGGCGAAAGTTTTGAATTCTAGTTCTAAATTTGCTGTTGTATTCGCAGCTATTGGAATAACTTTTGAAGAAGCAGAATTCTTCGTAGAAGAATTCACAAAAACTGGTGCTATTGATAGATCTGTTTTATTCATGAATTTAGCTTCAGACCCAGCTATAGAAAGAATAGCAACTCCAAGAATGGCTTTAACTACTGCTGAGTATTTAGCTTACGAAAAAGGAATGCATGTTCTTGTAATTTTAACTGATATAACTAACTACTGTGAGGCTCTTCGTGAAGTTTCTGCAGCTAGAAAAGAAGTTCCAGGAAGAAGAGGATATCCAGGCTATTTGTATACAGATCTTTCTACTATATATGAAAGAGCTGGAAGAATAAGAGGCAAAGAGGGGTCAATAACACAGATTCCAATTCTTACAATGCCAGAAGATGATAAGACTCATCCAATTCCAGATTTAACTGGATATATAACAGAAGGCCAGATAATTCTATCAAGAGAACTTTATAAAAAAGGAATTATGCCTCCAATAGACGTATTGCCTTCCCTATCAAGACTTAAGGATAAAGGAATAGGAAAGGGAAAAACAAGAGAAGATCATGCAGATACTATGAATCAATTGTTTTCAGCCTATGCTCAAGGTAAGCAAGCGAAAGAACTAGCTGCAATACTTGGAGAGTCTGCTTTGTCAGACATTGATAAGAAGTATGCAGAATTTGCTGAGAGCTTTGAGAAAGAGTATGTAGCTCAAGGATTTGGAACAAATAGAACAGTAGAAGAAACCTTAAACCTTGGGTGGAAGTTATTGAAAATACTTCCAAAAACTGAGCTTAAGAGAATTAGAGATGAGTATTTAGAGAAATATCTTGAAGAAAGAAAGGATGATTAG
- a CDS encoding V-type ATP synthase subunit A yields the protein MKTGKIIKVSGPLVVAENMDEANIYDVVRVGDKGLIGEIIEMREDKASIQVYEETSGIGPGDPVVTTGEPLSVELGPGLIESMFDGIQRPLDAFMKKSQSSFLTKGVSVLALDREKKWSFNPILKAGDEVEAGDVIGTIQETPVVLHKIMVPFGVKGKIKEIKQGDFTIEEIVCVLDTEKGDRELSLLQKWPVRKGRPYSRKLNPVEPMITGQRVIDTFFPVAKGGAAAVPGPFGAGKTVVQHQIAKWGDAEIVVYVGCGERGNEMTDVLNEFPELKDPRTGESLMKRTVLIANTSNMPVAAREASIYTGITIAEYFRDMGYSVSIMADSTSRWAEALREMSGRLEEMPGDEGYPAYLGSRLADYYERAGKVVCLGGEERQGAVTAIGAVSPPGGDLSEPVTQATLRIVKVFWGLDAQLAYRRHFPSINWLNSYSLYSEKMGSWMDKKVASDWSKYTREAMVLLQEEAKLEEIVRLVGIDALSEKDRLKLEVAKSIREDYLQQNAFHEIDTYASLDKQYKMLKLIIEFKLEAEKALKAGVYLDKILKLPVRDKIARSKYTPEDEIDKIEGVYSELKNQMNSLISEGGVLDA from the coding sequence TTGAAAACTGGAAAAATTATAAAAGTTTCAGGTCCATTGGTAGTTGCTGAAAATATGGATGAAGCTAATATATATGATGTTGTAAGAGTTGGAGATAAGGGCCTTATTGGTGAAATTATAGAAATGAGAGAAGATAAGGCTTCAATTCAGGTATATGAAGAAACATCTGGCATAGGACCTGGGGACCCAGTAGTTACTACTGGAGAACCTCTAAGTGTTGAACTTGGACCTGGACTTATTGAATCAATGTTTGACGGTATACAAAGGCCTCTAGATGCTTTTATGAAAAAATCACAAAGTTCTTTCTTGACAAAAGGTGTTTCGGTTTTAGCACTTGATAGAGAGAAAAAATGGAGTTTTAATCCAATTTTAAAAGCTGGAGATGAGGTAGAAGCAGGAGACGTTATTGGTACTATACAAGAAACTCCAGTTGTACTTCACAAGATAATGGTTCCATTTGGAGTAAAAGGAAAAATTAAAGAAATAAAACAAGGTGATTTTACTATCGAAGAAATAGTTTGTGTTTTAGATACAGAAAAAGGTGATAGAGAATTAAGCCTTCTACAAAAATGGCCTGTAAGAAAAGGAAGACCATATTCAAGAAAATTAAACCCAGTTGAGCCTATGATTACAGGACAAAGAGTTATAGATACATTTTTCCCAGTAGCAAAGGGAGGAGCAGCTGCAGTACCAGGACCTTTTGGAGCTGGTAAAACTGTTGTTCAGCACCAGATAGCTAAATGGGGAGATGCAGAGATAGTTGTATATGTTGGATGCGGAGAACGTGGTAATGAAATGACAGATGTTCTTAACGAGTTCCCTGAACTTAAAGATCCAAGAACTGGTGAAAGTTTGATGAAGAGAACAGTTCTTATTGCAAATACATCAAATATGCCAGTTGCAGCAAGAGAAGCATCAATATATACAGGTATAACTATAGCAGAGTACTTTAGAGATATGGGTTATTCAGTTTCAATAATGGCTGATTCAACTTCTCGTTGGGCAGAAGCTTTAAGAGAGATGTCCGGAAGACTTGAAGAAATGCCAGGTGATGAAGGATACCCAGCATATTTAGGTTCAAGACTTGCAGATTACTATGAAAGAGCAGGTAAAGTTGTATGCCTTGGTGGTGAGGAAAGACAAGGAGCAGTTACAGCTATAGGAGCAGTATCTCCTCCAGGTGGAGATTTATCTGAACCAGTTACTCAGGCTACACTAAGAATAGTTAAAGTGTTCTGGGGACTAGATGCTCAGCTTGCATATAGAAGACACTTCCCATCAATTAACTGGTTAAACTCTTACTCTTTGTATTCAGAAAAGATGGGTTCTTGGATGGATAAGAAAGTTGCTTCAGATTGGTCTAAGTATACAAGAGAAGCTATGGTTTTACTTCAAGAAGAAGCAAAACTTGAAGAAATAGTTAGACTAGTAGGTATTGACGCTTTATCTGAAAAAGATAGACTTAAATTAGAAGTAGCTAAATCTATAAGAGAAGATTATTTACAGCAGAATGCTTTCCATGAAATAGATACTTATGCATCTTTGGATAAGCAATATAAAATGTTGAAATTAATAATTGAATTTAAATTAGAAGCAGAAAAAGCTTTAAAAGCAGGAGTTTATTTAGATAAAATATTGAAACTACCTGTAAGAGATAAAATAGCAAGAAGTAAGTATACTCCAGAAGATGAAATAGATAAGATTGAAGGAGTATATAGTGAGCTAAAGAACCAAATGAATAGTCTCATCAGTGAAGGAGGGGTTCTAGATGCTTAA
- a CDS encoding V-type ATP synthase subunit F codes for MLMYKKIGVVGDKDSVLAFKAIGLDVFPVVNEEEARKIVDKLAMTDYAVIFVTEQVAKDIEDTIERYNKKTLPAVILIPSNQGTLNIGIQKISDNVEKAVGVNIL; via the coding sequence ATGCTTATGTATAAGAAGATAGGAGTTGTTGGAGACAAAGATTCTGTTTTGGCTTTTAAGGCTATTGGACTTGATGTATTTCCAGTAGTAAATGAAGAAGAAGCAAGAAAAATTGTCGATAAATTAGCTATGACAGATTACGCAGTTATATTTGTAACAGAACAGGTTGCAAAGGATATAGAGGATACTATAGAAAGATACAATAAAAAAACACTTCCTGCTGTAATATTAATTCCAAGCAATCAGGGAACATTGAACATAGGAATACAAAAAATCAGCGATAATGTGGAAAAAGCTGTTGGTGTTAATATTTTATAG